The following are encoded in a window of Nocardia sp. BMG111209 genomic DNA:
- a CDS encoding aminodeoxychorismate lyase, producing MVDRVLVTLDGTIRDLDEPLLYADDIGLLRGDGIFETVLLRDGKACALELHLARLRRSAEALDLPEPDLGRWRRAVEIAAKEWGSEREGTLRLVFTRGRDTDPHPGRDSGTSYVLVVPVPERVNKARAEGISVITLARGTSIELAPTAPWLLLGAKTLSYATNMAALRFAARNHADDVIFTSPEHRVLEGPRSTVVIQRDDKLITPPVRNGVLPGITQRALYAEAGKAGWDCRYEPCFVADLITADSVWLLSSVTLAARVSSLDGLRMSAPERAAEIPELVDRGISKLWSLTDWK from the coding sequence ATGGTGGATCGAGTTCTGGTGACTCTCGATGGCACGATCAGAGACCTGGACGAGCCGTTGCTCTATGCCGACGATATCGGGCTGCTACGCGGCGACGGCATCTTCGAGACAGTGCTGCTCCGGGACGGCAAGGCCTGCGCGCTGGAATTACATCTGGCTCGTTTGCGCCGTTCCGCGGAGGCGCTGGACCTACCCGAACCCGATCTCGGGCGGTGGCGTCGCGCGGTCGAGATCGCGGCGAAGGAGTGGGGCAGCGAGCGCGAGGGCACCCTGCGCCTCGTGTTCACCCGCGGCCGCGACACCGATCCGCATCCGGGGCGCGACTCCGGCACCTCCTACGTTCTCGTGGTGCCGGTGCCCGAACGGGTGAACAAGGCTCGCGCCGAAGGGATTTCGGTGATCACCCTGGCGCGCGGCACCTCGATCGAGCTCGCACCCACCGCGCCCTGGCTGCTGCTCGGCGCCAAGACCCTCTCCTACGCCACCAATATGGCCGCGCTGCGCTTCGCCGCGCGCAACCATGCCGACGACGTCATCTTCACCAGCCCGGAGCATCGGGTGCTGGAGGGGCCGCGGTCCACCGTGGTCATCCAGCGCGACGACAAGCTGATCACCCCGCCGGTGCGCAACGGCGTGCTGCCGGGGATCACCCAGCGCGCGCTGTACGCGGAGGCCGGGAAGGCGGGCTGGGACTGCCGCTACGAGCCGTGCTTCGTGGCGGATCTCATCACCGCCGACAGCGTGTGGCTGTTGTCCAGCGTCACCCTCGCCGCGCGCGTGTCGTCGCTGGACGGGCTGCGCATGTCGGCGCCGGAGCGGGCCGCCGAGATTCCGGAGCTGGTGGATCGCGGGATCTCCAAGCTGTGGAGCCTGACCGACTGGAAGTGA
- a CDS encoding folate-binding protein YgfZ, with product MTDVLPTSPLLQERGAVAGPPGSPDTAVAWHYGDPFGEQRAAAQRVAIVDRSHRFVLTITGRERLSWLHTISSQAVADLADGRSAENLDLDLNGRVLNHFVLTDLGDTAWIDTEGERGPELLDFLRKMVFWADARPEAAPGHAVLSLLGPRVPDLAAALGVETLPDVYGAVRLGDRDGFLRRMPWPTEDSYDLVVPRAELADWWSRLTTAGAEPAGMWTYEALRVAALRPRLGIDTDDRTIPHEARWIGDIAERGAVHLNKGCYRGQETVARVQNLGKPPRHLVMLHLDGSADARPSVGDPVTAGGRTVGRLGTVIDHHEFGPIALALVKRTVPADTQLLVGPMAAAIDPDSMPVDDEPQAGRLAVERLRGR from the coding sequence GTGACCGACGTTCTTCCGACCAGCCCACTGCTGCAGGAGCGGGGAGCAGTCGCCGGTCCGCCCGGCTCCCCCGACACGGCGGTGGCCTGGCATTACGGCGATCCGTTCGGTGAACAGCGCGCCGCCGCGCAGCGGGTGGCGATCGTGGACCGGTCACACCGGTTCGTGCTCACCATCACCGGCCGCGAGCGGCTGTCCTGGCTGCACACCATCTCCAGCCAGGCCGTCGCCGATCTCGCCGACGGGCGATCCGCCGAGAATCTCGACCTCGATCTCAACGGCCGGGTGCTGAACCACTTCGTCCTCACCGATCTCGGTGACACGGCGTGGATCGACACCGAGGGCGAACGCGGTCCGGAGCTGCTGGACTTCCTGCGCAAGATGGTGTTCTGGGCCGATGCGCGACCGGAGGCGGCCCCCGGCCACGCGGTGTTGAGCCTGCTCGGGCCGCGGGTGCCCGATCTCGCCGCCGCCCTGGGGGTGGAGACGCTGCCCGACGTCTACGGTGCGGTGCGGCTCGGTGATCGCGACGGTTTCCTGCGCCGGATGCCCTGGCCCACCGAGGATTCCTACGATCTCGTCGTCCCGCGCGCCGAACTCGCCGACTGGTGGTCCCGGCTGACCACCGCGGGCGCCGAACCGGCCGGGATGTGGACCTACGAGGCCCTGCGGGTGGCGGCCCTGCGCCCGCGCCTCGGGATCGATACCGACGACCGGACCATCCCGCACGAGGCCCGCTGGATCGGCGATATCGCCGAACGCGGCGCCGTACACCTGAACAAGGGCTGCTACCGCGGCCAGGAGACGGTGGCCCGGGTGCAGAACCTCGGCAAACCGCCACGCCACCTGGTGATGCTGCATCTGGACGGCTCCGCCGACGCGCGTCCGTCCGTCGGCGATCCGGTCACCGCGGGCGGCCGCACGGTCGGCCGGCTGGGCACGGTGATCGATCACCACGAATTCGGCCCGATCGCCCTGGCCCTGGTCAAGCGCACCGTACCGGCCGATACCCAGCTCCTCGTGGGCCCGATGGCGGCGGCGATCGACCCGGATTCGATGCCCGTCGACGACGAACCGCAGGCGGGCCGGCTGGCCGTGGAGAGGCTCCGGGGCCGATGA
- a CDS encoding MOSC domain-containing protein, which produces MIAGSGRVLAVCVVHAEVELPHTIGRVGRTAIDKRPVSGRVHARALGLDGDHVCNTEYHGGIDQAVYAYAEEDADAWSRELGRPLPAGWFGENLRITGLPVSDAVIGERWLIGDAVLEVSAPRVPCATFQHWADEQHWVKRFTLRANTGAYLRVRTEGTVGAGDEVRVDHVPAHGVTVRDLFTGADPDRLRLLLTAEPTVSDDVRMQVDRHARRAAAANDRARHRNPAAVAEGTA; this is translated from the coding sequence ATGATCGCCGGCAGCGGGCGGGTGCTCGCGGTCTGCGTCGTACACGCCGAGGTCGAACTGCCGCACACGATCGGCCGGGTCGGCCGCACCGCCATCGACAAGCGGCCGGTCAGCGGGCGGGTGCACGCTCGCGCGCTCGGCCTCGACGGCGACCATGTCTGCAATACCGAATATCACGGCGGTATCGATCAGGCCGTGTACGCGTACGCCGAGGAGGATGCCGACGCCTGGAGCCGGGAACTCGGCCGCCCGCTGCCGGCCGGCTGGTTCGGCGAGAATCTGCGCATCACCGGCCTGCCGGTCAGCGACGCCGTCATCGGGGAACGCTGGCTGATCGGCGACGCGGTCCTCGAGGTGTCGGCGCCGCGAGTGCCGTGTGCGACCTTCCAGCACTGGGCCGACGAACAACACTGGGTCAAACGCTTCACCCTGCGCGCGAACACCGGCGCCTATCTGCGGGTGCGCACCGAGGGCACGGTCGGCGCGGGCGACGAGGTCCGGGTGGATCATGTTCCGGCACACGGGGTCACGGTGCGCGACCTGTTCACCGGCGCCGATCCGGATCGGCTGCGGCTGCTGCTGACCGCGGAACCGACGGTGTCCGACGACGTCCGGATGCAGGTGGATCGGCACGCGCGGCGCGCGGCGGCCGCGAACGACCGTGCGCGGCACCGGAATCCGGCCGCCGTCGCGGAAGGCACCGCGTGA
- a CDS encoding asparaginase, with protein MSVELVEVVRSGFRECVHRGSLVILDPDGEPAVALGEVHLPIYPRSTNKPMQAITLLRNGFEPIDEAETAIATASHHGEPDHIALVRRLLDRFGLTEDRLACPPDLPYAERARAEVLAGHDPAEAARSIYMNCSGKHAAMLATCLINGWPTTGYPDPAHPLQQAVTATIADLTGEPETDLGIDGCGLPIVPVSLTNLARAYAEIATATPGSPERRVADAVRAHPRVISGTDGPDLLTMRATPGLLCKIGADGVHAGALPDGRAFAYKIDDGHDRARMPLTQAILHHMGVDWTDAHAELAAPPVLGGGARVGVVRAIPGLL; from the coding sequence GTGAGCGTCGAACTGGTCGAGGTCGTCCGATCCGGCTTCCGGGAGTGCGTGCACCGCGGCTCACTGGTGATCCTAGACCCGGACGGCGAGCCGGCCGTCGCGCTCGGCGAGGTACACCTGCCGATCTACCCCCGCTCGACCAATAAGCCGATGCAGGCGATCACCTTGCTGCGCAACGGTTTCGAGCCGATCGACGAGGCCGAGACGGCGATCGCGACCGCCTCGCACCACGGCGAACCCGACCACATCGCGCTGGTCCGGCGGCTGCTGGACCGCTTCGGCCTGACCGAGGACCGGCTCGCGTGCCCGCCGGATCTGCCGTATGCGGAGCGGGCCCGCGCCGAGGTGCTGGCCGGGCACGATCCGGCCGAGGCGGCCCGCAGCATCTACATGAACTGTTCGGGTAAACATGCCGCCATGCTCGCGACCTGCCTGATCAACGGGTGGCCGACCACCGGATATCCGGATCCCGCACATCCGTTGCAGCAGGCCGTGACCGCCACGATCGCCGACCTCACCGGTGAGCCGGAGACCGACCTCGGCATCGATGGCTGCGGCCTGCCCATCGTGCCGGTCTCGCTGACCAATCTGGCCCGCGCCTACGCCGAGATCGCGACTGCGACACCGGGTTCGCCGGAACGGCGGGTCGCGGACGCCGTCCGCGCGCATCCGCGAGTGATTTCCGGCACGGACGGCCCCGATCTGCTGACCATGCGGGCAACTCCGGGGCTGCTGTGCAAGATCGGCGCCGACGGTGTGCACGCCGGCGCGCTGCCGGACGGCCGCGCCTTCGCCTACAAGATCGATGACGGTCACGACCGGGCCCGAATGCCGCTGACGCAGGCGATTCTGCACCACATGGGGGTCGACTGGACCGACGCGCACGCCGAATTGGCGGCCCCGCCGGTACTCGGTGGCGGTGCACGGGTGGGTGTGGTGCGGGCAATTCCGGGTCTGCTGTAA
- a CDS encoding DUF3073 domain-containing protein, translating into MGRGRAKAKQTKVARELKYSSPSTDFASLQRELSGGPHDLSGHSHDSQRSGVLSDEHDADVPRSRWEEDEDYDDWRR; encoded by the coding sequence ATGGGCCGTGGCCGGGCTAAGGCAAAGCAGACCAAGGTCGCACGCGAGCTGAAGTACAGCTCGCCGTCGACCGACTTCGCGAGCCTTCAGCGCGAGCTGTCGGGAGGTCCCCACGACCTGTCGGGACATTCCCACGACTCGCAGCGCAGTGGTGTGCTTTCCGACGAGCACGACGCGGATGTTCCGCGGTCGCGCTGGGAGGAAGACGAGGACTACGACGACTGGCGTCGCTGA
- the purM gene encoding phosphoribosylformylglycinamidine cyclo-ligase, with amino-acid sequence MTEQTPSGAGAASYAAAGVDIEAGDRAVELFAPLAKKASRPEVQGGLGGFAGLFALKGGYREPLIAASTDGVGTKLAVAQALDKHDTVGLDLVAMVVDDLVVCGAEPLFLQDYIAVGKVVPERVASIVSGIAEGCIRAGCALLGGETAEHPGLMGHDDYDISATGVGVVEADAVLGPDRVRPGDVVIAMGSSGLHSNGYSLARRVLLEIDHMSLTGHVEEFGRTLGEELLEPTRIYAKDCLALVAETEVRTFAHVTGGGLAGNLARVLPAGMVAELDRDTWNPAPVFKLIAQRGRIERAEMEKTFNMGVGMVAVVAPEDADRALAILTARHIDCWALGSVKKAKDHDADRVTLRGEHPRF; translated from the coding sequence ATGACTGAGCAGACCCCGAGTGGAGCCGGTGCTGCCTCCTACGCCGCGGCCGGAGTCGACATCGAGGCCGGTGACCGCGCCGTGGAGCTGTTCGCGCCGCTGGCGAAGAAGGCGAGCCGGCCGGAGGTACAGGGTGGGCTCGGCGGTTTCGCCGGCCTGTTCGCGCTCAAGGGCGGCTACCGCGAGCCGCTGATCGCGGCCTCCACCGACGGGGTGGGCACCAAGCTCGCGGTGGCGCAGGCGCTGGACAAGCACGACACCGTCGGCCTCGATCTGGTCGCCATGGTGGTGGACGATCTCGTCGTGTGCGGCGCCGAGCCGCTGTTCCTGCAGGACTACATCGCCGTCGGCAAGGTCGTGCCGGAGCGGGTCGCGAGCATCGTCTCCGGCATCGCCGAGGGCTGCATCCGGGCCGGTTGCGCGCTACTGGGCGGCGAGACCGCCGAGCATCCGGGCCTGATGGGCCACGACGACTACGACATCTCCGCCACCGGCGTCGGTGTGGTGGAGGCCGACGCCGTGCTCGGCCCGGACCGGGTGCGCCCCGGCGACGTGGTCATCGCGATGGGTTCCTCGGGCCTGCACTCCAACGGCTACAGCCTGGCCCGCCGGGTGCTGCTGGAGATCGATCACATGTCGCTGACCGGGCATGTCGAGGAATTCGGCCGCACCCTCGGCGAGGAGCTGCTGGAACCGACCCGGATCTACGCCAAGGACTGCCTGGCGCTGGTCGCCGAGACCGAGGTGCGCACCTTCGCGCACGTCACCGGTGGCGGGCTGGCCGGCAACCTGGCCCGGGTGCTGCCCGCGGGTATGGTCGCGGAACTCGATCGCGACACCTGGAATCCGGCGCCGGTGTTCAAGCTGATCGCCCAGCGCGGCCGGATCGAGCGCGCCGAGATGGAGAAGACGTTCAACATGGGCGTCGGCATGGTGGCCGTCGTGGCGCCCGAGGACGCGGACCGGGCCCTCGCGATCCTGACCGCCCGGCACATCGACTGCTGGGCCCTGGGTTCGGTGAAGAAGGCCAAGGACCACGACGCCGATCGGGTGACCCTGCGCGGCGAGCATCCGCGGTTCTGA